One Sanguibacter sp. HDW7 DNA window includes the following coding sequences:
- a CDS encoding septum formation family protein, producing the protein MRCPAPLVGGSVLALTLTLAACTSDGDAAPNVTDVAVGDCLRAPAEVTAEVETVVRVACTEPHEQEAYATVPVVDEAGAAIDTFPGDAWLKSFSDGVCAAAFEGYVGVDYRDSDLFFTYLQPNARGWGEGDREVLCLVTTTGEKLTASVKGSAA; encoded by the coding sequence ATGAGGTGCCCGGCGCCACTCGTCGGCGGGTCCGTCCTCGCACTCACCCTCACCCTCGCTGCGTGCACGTCGGACGGTGACGCCGCCCCGAACGTCACGGACGTCGCCGTGGGCGACTGCCTGCGCGCGCCCGCGGAGGTCACGGCCGAGGTCGAGACCGTCGTACGCGTCGCGTGCACCGAGCCTCACGAGCAGGAGGCGTACGCCACCGTGCCCGTCGTCGACGAGGCGGGCGCCGCGATCGACACGTTCCCGGGCGACGCGTGGCTCAAGTCATTCTCCGACGGCGTGTGCGCCGCCGCGTTCGAGGGCTACGTCGGCGTCGACTACCGCGACTCCGACCTCTTCTTCACCTACCTGCAGCCCAACGCGCGCGGCTGGGGCGAGGGCGACCGCGAGGTGCTGTGCCTCGTGACGACGACCGGGGAGAAGCTCACGGCCTCCGTCAAGGGCTCGGCCGCGTAG
- a CDS encoding DUF4280 domain-containing protein has translation MGRPQVAATAMLMCSFGAAPSTLNVLPTARVLVEGRPAAVMTDAAPVVNVPPFGMCTSLANPTVAAATAAALGVLTPMPCVPATTPWVGGSTSVLVGGRPALVQGSTCQCAFGGVVQVVVPGTTTTLTG, from the coding sequence GTGGGCCGCCCGCAGGTCGCGGCGACCGCGATGCTCATGTGCTCGTTCGGCGCCGCGCCGTCGACGCTCAACGTCCTGCCGACCGCACGCGTCCTCGTCGAGGGACGGCCAGCCGCGGTGATGACGGACGCGGCACCCGTCGTCAACGTGCCGCCGTTCGGCATGTGCACGTCGCTCGCCAACCCGACCGTCGCCGCGGCGACCGCGGCCGCGCTCGGCGTCCTCACGCCCATGCCGTGCGTGCCCGCGACGACGCCCTGGGTCGGCGGCTCGACGTCCGTGCTCGTGGGAGGGCGGCCCGCTCTCGTCCAGGGGTCGACGTGCCAGTGCGCGTTCGGCGGCGTCGTCCAGGTCGTCGTGCCGGGCACGACGACGACCCTCACGGGCTGA
- a CDS encoding DUF4255 domain-containing protein: MLVPDVDRALEALLRRTLPLADHEGDISFDTPTSTWSAQVNRLTVNLFLHQVARSPQPPRPAQQRPGPDGRLERRPPQPLVELSYLVSAWAGSVRDEHQLLGEALTRLLGSQALPAWAVPDTLTSSVQVAVRTDDAHRPRDLWGTLGSQVKASFGIVVTVVADVHDWELAPPQVTGVEAATSVLPRTGTAGAGSVGGSGR; the protein is encoded by the coding sequence GTGCTCGTCCCCGACGTCGACCGCGCCCTCGAGGCGCTCCTGCGCCGCACGCTCCCGCTCGCCGACCACGAGGGCGACATCTCGTTCGACACCCCGACGTCGACGTGGTCGGCGCAGGTCAACCGCCTCACGGTCAACCTCTTCCTCCACCAGGTGGCGCGCAGCCCGCAGCCGCCGCGTCCCGCGCAGCAGCGGCCCGGACCGGACGGACGCCTCGAGCGCCGACCGCCCCAGCCGCTCGTCGAGCTCTCCTACCTCGTCTCTGCGTGGGCCGGCTCCGTGCGCGACGAGCACCAGCTGCTCGGCGAGGCGCTCACGCGCCTGCTCGGATCCCAGGCCCTGCCGGCGTGGGCCGTGCCCGACACGCTCACGTCGTCGGTGCAGGTCGCGGTCCGCACGGACGACGCGCACCGGCCGCGCGACCTGTGGGGCACGCTCGGCAGCCAGGTCAAGGCGTCGTTCGGCATCGTCGTCACCGTCGTCGCGGACGTCCACGACTGGGAGCTCGCGCCGCCGCAGGTCACGGGCGTGGAGGCCGCGACGAGCGTGCTGCCACGCACGGGCACCGCCGGCGCAGGCAGCGTCGGAGGCTCCGGCCGATGA
- a CDS encoding carboxypeptidase-like regulatory domain-containing protein, translated as MRVLSPLTRVDVSAEGTARIPLTVVNTTGVIDSFSARVVGLPEDTVTCTSDAVGLFPEASADLVLALDLPGSFPAGSHLVTVLVQSASGAPVAQHDLEVVVPEAAGLALRAAPSRVRARREATFDVEVLATGNVAVDVALRARDTERTLRCEPTPSTLSVPAGGTRTTRVRVRAPLAWTGSDQDLAVRLEATAGDLTDEIDLVLRRRPVLSRGLLTILTLALIITLWAVVLLLGIRGALGADPVTRVAPASYFAATAVDGAASGGDGTPGAAPEGALPKEGQVPAGVGGTLTGRVTSEISGEGVGRLTVEAVRRAPEGLVTIASSATQDDGTYAIGGLFPGEYLLKVGADGYETTWYATGDEPWTPVRATSRDATSDVDVTVVGDPATLHGRVDTGAIADGAAVDVTVTVRAAWSDDVPARTVEVGADGAWSVADLPAPGTYEITAAAEGYQPATTREKVAGGQSRFVADLRLGTTPGQVSGTVTAGGRPLGAVTVTTSVGGRDVTVGTPTLGQVGRFVLPGLPTPGTYLLTFTREGFGSASVVVDLAAGEVRGDVAVELVDGAGSVTGRVLGPDGKGVGGATVVVAGGATPLTVTTLTSGDVGAFTVSGLATPGAYTLAVTAAGLAAASVPVDLDATGLVTGLEVRLGAATGDVRGTVKDPGGTPLAGARVVLTDGLTEREAVTTDTGAYVFPGLAPGTYTVTATAADGRTATGLARVTAGGTARSNLRTS; from the coding sequence ATGAGGGTGCTGAGCCCGCTCACCCGCGTCGACGTCTCCGCCGAGGGGACCGCGCGCATCCCGCTCACGGTCGTCAACACGACCGGCGTCATCGACTCGTTCTCCGCCCGTGTCGTCGGCCTGCCCGAGGACACGGTGACGTGCACGTCGGACGCCGTCGGGCTGTTCCCCGAGGCGTCGGCGGACCTCGTGCTCGCGCTCGACCTGCCCGGCAGCTTCCCCGCGGGCTCGCACCTCGTCACGGTCCTCGTGCAGTCGGCGAGCGGCGCGCCCGTCGCGCAGCACGACCTCGAGGTCGTCGTGCCCGAGGCGGCGGGGCTCGCGCTGCGCGCCGCGCCCTCGCGCGTGCGGGCGCGACGCGAGGCGACGTTCGACGTCGAGGTCCTCGCGACGGGCAACGTCGCCGTCGACGTCGCGCTGCGAGCGAGGGACACGGAGCGGACGCTGCGCTGCGAGCCGACGCCGTCGACGCTGTCCGTGCCCGCGGGTGGCACACGGACGACCCGCGTGCGCGTGCGCGCGCCTCTTGCGTGGACCGGGTCCGACCAGGACCTTGCGGTGCGGCTCGAGGCGACCGCGGGCGACCTCACGGACGAGATCGACCTCGTCCTGCGGCGTCGGCCCGTGCTGTCGCGCGGCCTGCTCACCATCCTCACGCTCGCGCTCATCATCACGCTGTGGGCCGTCGTCCTGCTCCTCGGCATCCGGGGAGCGCTCGGCGCGGACCCCGTGACGCGCGTCGCGCCCGCGTCGTACTTCGCGGCGACCGCGGTCGACGGTGCAGCGTCCGGCGGGGACGGGACGCCCGGTGCGGCCCCCGAGGGGGCGCTGCCCAAGGAGGGGCAGGTGCCCGCGGGGGTCGGCGGGACGCTCACGGGCCGCGTGACGTCAGAGATCTCCGGGGAGGGCGTCGGGCGACTCACGGTCGAGGCCGTGCGGCGCGCGCCCGAGGGCCTCGTGACGATCGCGTCGTCCGCGACGCAGGACGACGGCACGTACGCGATCGGCGGACTCTTCCCCGGCGAGTACCTGCTCAAGGTCGGGGCGGACGGCTACGAGACAACCTGGTACGCGACGGGAGACGAGCCGTGGACCCCCGTCCGCGCGACCAGCCGCGACGCGACGAGCGACGTCGACGTCACGGTCGTCGGGGACCCCGCGACCCTTCACGGCCGCGTCGACACGGGCGCGATCGCGGACGGCGCAGCCGTCGACGTCACGGTGACCGTCCGCGCGGCGTGGTCCGACGACGTGCCCGCGCGCACGGTCGAGGTCGGCGCCGACGGAGCATGGAGCGTCGCAGACCTGCCCGCCCCGGGCACGTACGAGATCACCGCGGCCGCCGAGGGCTACCAGCCGGCGACGACGCGCGAGAAGGTCGCGGGCGGCCAGTCGCGCTTCGTCGCGGACCTGCGCCTCGGCACGACGCCCGGGCAGGTCTCGGGCACCGTGACGGCCGGCGGTCGCCCCCTCGGCGCCGTCACCGTGACGACGTCAGTCGGCGGCCGCGACGTCACCGTCGGCACACCGACGCTCGGCCAGGTGGGCCGCTTCGTCCTGCCGGGCCTTCCGACGCCCGGCACGTACCTCCTGACGTTCACGCGCGAGGGCTTCGGCTCGGCGAGCGTCGTCGTCGACCTCGCCGCCGGCGAGGTGCGCGGCGACGTCGCCGTCGAGCTCGTCGACGGCGCCGGGTCCGTCACGGGCCGCGTGCTGGGACCCGACGGCAAGGGCGTCGGCGGTGCGACCGTCGTCGTCGCCGGGGGCGCCACGCCGCTCACCGTCACGACCCTCACGTCGGGCGACGTCGGAGCGTTCACCGTGAGCGGCCTCGCTACGCCGGGCGCGTACACGCTCGCCGTGACGGCCGCCGGCCTCGCGGCGGCGTCCGTGCCCGTCGACCTCGATGCGACGGGCCTCGTCACGGGCCTCGAGGTGCGCCTCGGCGCCGCGACCGGCGACGTCCGCGGCACGGTCAAGGACCCCGGCGGCACGCCGCTCGCGGGCGCGCGCGTCGTCCTCACCGACGGCCTTACCGAGCGCGAGGCCGTGACGACCGACACCGGCGCCTACGTCTTCCCGGGTCTAGCACCCGGCACCTACACCGTCACGGCGACCGCGGCCGACGGTCGCACCGCCACCGGTCTCGCCCGCGTCACCGCGGGCGGCACCGCCCGAAGCAACCTCCGGACCAGCTGA